TTTGTGTTGAGCCTTTCTCGTACGAAGATTATGACGTCAGAAGGCAATGGAAATAGTATATAAATGTCGATGGACGGGGGATTTTTTACCATTCAATTATGTATTTCACAGGGAAGAGTACACTACAGAAAAAGAGGAAAGCCGATGAAGCTTTTGCCAGTGAATTACCATTGGCAAATTCCATGTCATCTGCGCCTCCTTTGGCCAACAAGCATTACAAACCGTACGACTACTTGGCTTACATTGTAAGTAACATAGAtatgttgaatgaatgaatgaatgaatgaatgaatgaatgaatgaatatatatactcTATCTCTTTCGCTTGTATTGCATGTTTTACAATTCACTATGCAATGTGGATGACAACGTTCTCTTTTTCTATGTTGTTCTTACAGGAACTCAGACAGAGTGTTCTCCGACAATTCAATCCAGAGAATATACCATTCCATCAGTATGCAACCGTTATGATGGTATTGGATGACATGAAAGAAACATGCAAAATCAAAACACCCTTGGGCATTTCTGTCGTTGGGATGGCCAAAGTTCTTCGTCACATCAAAAGCGGCAACGATGACGGACGGTTGGTGTGGAAGTTTACAAATGTACTGGCAGTATGGGCGCCGTTTTTTAACCTTGCATTTGAAAAACTGCAGGAACTGAATGCCGATTTGTTCGAACAGCTTGTTAAGCTTCTCCCTCATGGTAAAGAGCTTCCGAGTGTTGACCAAATCATTGCAATACGAAACCAAGTAGAAAACAGTGAGGAGTATATACAGGATTTTTTATACTTTGTGGAACTACTTGCAGAAGTGATGCACCAACAAAGTACACAGCCACTATCAACCAGTGACTAATTGTTTTCAATcacgttttttttaaattacacaatgacaataaatgttttattaagAATATTTTATTGCGAATAGATGTATTTGATTTGTGTGATGATGTACAAGCATGAGAGAGAGACTCTGAGAGAGatacaaaaaaagaagattCTGAAGTTCTTATTTCTTATCAATGCATCTCGTGTTCATCTAGGGGGTTGGAACCATGTTTATCCAGTGCACGACAAACGATTGAAATGATGATACCCACTACAATCAACCCAATGAATATTGCTATTGCAATACTGACTTTCAATGCAGAAAAACCGTTTGATGTTTTCTGGTTTGTTCTTGTGTCGTTAGTAGATGTGATGTCCTCGAAAACGTATGAAACATCTTTGATGTCGTACGTATTACTATCACCTTCTGTTTCTGTTGTCGCGTCTTCACACAGTCGAGTTGTCAATACTCTGCTACGAATGAATCTGTCTATTGATGGATGACATTTCCATTTACCGAAATTGAAACGATCCTTTTTATCCACGTCACAAAGAC
The sequence above is drawn from the Glandiceps talaboti chromosome 21, keGlaTala1.1, whole genome shotgun sequence genome and encodes:
- the LOC144451256 gene encoding uncharacterized protein LOC144451256; this translates as MYFTGKSTLQKKRKADEAFASELPLANSMSSAPPLANKHYKPYDYLAYIELRQSVLRQFNPENIPFHQYATVMMVLDDMKETCKIKTPLGISVVGMAKVLRHIKSGNDDGRLVWKFTNVLAVWAPFFNLAFEKLQELNADLFEQLVKLLPHGKELPSVDQIIAIRNQVENSEEYIQDFLYFVELLAEVMHQQSTQPLSTSD